A genomic region of Bosea sp. 124 contains the following coding sequences:
- the mutL gene encoding DNA mismatch repair endonuclease MutL, with product MSVRRLDPVLVDRIAAGEVIERPAAAVKELVENAIDAGARAISVTIAAGGRELIRVVDDGAGITPEDLALAVERHATSKLPDGDLFAIDTLGFRGEALPSIGSVARLSIATRRHDAPQGAGLVVEAGEKGVVRPVAAAPGTRIEVSDLFAFTPARLKFLKSDRAEAQAVSEMLRRLAIAHPAIRFSLEGEHVSPFDWPAEALGEDGQLRRLGRALGRDFPENALRLDAAREGFRVTGFAGLPTFHRGTSAGVHLAVNGRPVRDKLLLSAVRGAYADVVPSDRHPVLFLDVACDPRLVDVNVHPAKSEVRFRDPTLVRGLVVSGLKGALAEAGHRATTTGGARTLEAFRAVFAGTGNPNAPMRPNLPGTPAWATPAAGFEARPQPGFAGFNVSSADARAHVAEPSPDALDRPLGAARAQLHETYIVAQTREGVVIVDQHAAHERLVYERLKAERAKNGIARQPLLLPEVVELDPVDADRLNAASEELDTLGLRLEPFGPGAVLVREAPQQLAGGNLQKLVRDVADALAEHGQMGSTPGSLERRLDHVLATMACHNSVRAGRRLRPEEMDALLREMEVTPNSGQCNHGRPTYVELKLSDIEKLFGRR from the coding sequence ATGTCCGTCCGCCGCCTCGATCCCGTCCTGGTCGACCGCATCGCCGCCGGCGAGGTGATCGAGCGGCCGGCTGCCGCCGTGAAGGAGCTGGTCGAGAACGCGATCGACGCCGGCGCGCGTGCCATCTCGGTCACGATTGCGGCCGGCGGGCGCGAGCTGATCCGCGTCGTCGATGACGGCGCCGGCATAACGCCGGAGGATCTGGCGCTGGCCGTCGAGCGCCATGCCACCTCGAAGCTCCCGGATGGCGATCTCTTCGCGATCGACACGCTCGGTTTTCGTGGCGAGGCGCTGCCCTCGATCGGCTCCGTCGCGCGGCTCTCGATTGCGACCCGCCGCCATGACGCGCCGCAAGGAGCAGGCCTCGTCGTCGAGGCCGGCGAGAAGGGCGTCGTGCGTCCTGTCGCCGCCGCACCCGGCACGCGCATCGAGGTCAGCGATCTCTTCGCCTTCACCCCGGCGCGCCTCAAATTCCTGAAGAGCGACCGGGCCGAGGCGCAGGCCGTCTCGGAGATGCTGCGCCGTCTCGCCATCGCCCATCCGGCGATCCGCTTTTCGCTGGAGGGCGAGCATGTCTCCCCGTTCGACTGGCCGGCCGAGGCCCTGGGCGAGGACGGCCAGCTGCGCCGGCTCGGCCGGGCGCTCGGGCGCGATTTCCCGGAAAATGCGCTCAGGCTCGATGCGGCGCGCGAGGGCTTCCGCGTCACCGGCTTTGCCGGCCTGCCGACCTTCCATCGCGGCACCTCGGCCGGCGTGCATCTCGCGGTCAACGGCCGCCCGGTGCGCGACAAGCTCCTGCTCTCGGCGGTGCGTGGCGCCTATGCCGATGTCGTGCCCTCCGACCGGCATCCCGTGCTCTTCCTCGACGTCGCCTGCGATCCGCGCCTCGTCGACGTCAACGTTCACCCGGCCAAGAGCGAGGTCCGCTTCCGCGATCCGACGCTGGTGCGCGGTCTCGTCGTCTCTGGCCTGAAGGGCGCGCTCGCCGAAGCCGGCCACCGTGCCACGACGACCGGCGGTGCCCGGACCCTGGAGGCCTTCCGCGCCGTCTTTGCGGGCACCGGCAACCCGAATGCCCCGATGCGTCCGAACCTGCCCGGCACGCCGGCCTGGGCCACGCCTGCGGCAGGCTTCGAGGCTCGCCCGCAGCCGGGCTTCGCCGGCTTCAACGTGTCCTCGGCCGATGCCCGCGCCCATGTCGCGGAGCCGTCGCCGGATGCGCTCGACCGTCCGCTCGGTGCCGCTCGGGCCCAGCTCCACGAAACCTATATCGTCGCGCAGACCCGTGAGGGCGTCGTCATCGTCGACCAGCACGCCGCCCATGAGCGTCTGGTCTATGAGCGGCTCAAGGCCGAACGCGCGAAGAACGGCATCGCCCGTCAGCCGCTGCTGCTGCCGGAGGTCGTCGAACTCGATCCCGTCGACGCCGATCGCCTGAATGCGGCGAGCGAAGAGCTGGACACGCTGGGCCTGCGGCTGGAGCCCTTCGGGCCGGGCGCCGTGCTGGTTCGGGAGGCGCCCCAGCAATTGGCCGGCGGCAATCTCCAGAAGCTCGTCCGCGACGTCGCCGACGCCTTGGCGGAGCATGGCCAGATGGGTTCGACACCGGGCTCGCTCGAACGCAGGCTCGATCATGTGCTGGCGACGATGGCCTGCCACAACTCCGTCCGCGCCGGGCGTCGCCTGCGCCCGGAGGAGATGGACGCCCTGCTGCGCGAGATGGAGGTCACGCCGAATTCCGGCCAGTGCAACCACGGCCGGCCGACCTATGTCGAACTGAAGCTCAGCGATATCGAGAAGCTGTTCGGGCGGCGGTGA
- a CDS encoding DUF882 domain-containing protein, which produces MTVALPVFAHADSAIKQVSFQPQVRGLGCLKPDTVAMIKELTDRIGAIQITSTCGGRHARHSQHYRGKAIDFRPLATSARKAVAVAKTLDATGGVGSYPNGIVHVDVGDRELSWFGHKRASRRYAYNARR; this is translated from the coding sequence TTGACGGTCGCCCTGCCTGTGTTTGCCCATGCAGACTCGGCGATCAAGCAGGTGTCCTTCCAGCCCCAGGTCAGGGGGCTGGGCTGTCTCAAGCCCGACACGGTCGCCATGATCAAGGAACTGACCGACAGGATCGGTGCCATCCAGATCACCTCGACCTGCGGCGGACGCCATGCCCGGCACTCCCAGCACTATCGCGGCAAGGCGATCGACTTCCGGCCGCTCGCCACCTCCGCCCGCAAGGCGGTCGCCGTGGCCAAGACGCTCGACGCAACCGGCGGCGTCGGCTCCTACCCGAATGGCATCGTGCATGTCGATGTCGGCGACCGGGAGCTGTCCTGGTTCGGGCACAAGCGCGCCAGCCGCCGCTACGC
- the rsmD gene encoding 16S rRNA (guanine(966)-N(2))-methyltransferase RsmD, protein MRIVGGRLRGRALAGPKPGIGSIRPTSDRLRESLFNVLAHAYDDPLDGARVLDLFAGTGAMAFEALSRGAGFALLVDDGTEARGLIRENQTALGLAGHSRIFRRDATKLGAIGPMAPFGVVFCDPPYRRGLGETALLSARDGGWLEPGALVVLEEAGDVEIALPAGFQTLERRTYGETQVILLRAAETARS, encoded by the coding sequence ATGCGGATCGTCGGCGGACGCTTGCGCGGGCGGGCTCTGGCCGGCCCGAAACCGGGGATCGGGAGCATCCGCCCGACCTCGGACCGGCTGCGCGAATCGCTCTTCAACGTGCTGGCCCATGCCTATGACGACCCGCTCGACGGGGCGCGCGTGCTCGACCTGTTCGCGGGCACTGGTGCGATGGCCTTTGAGGCGCTCTCGCGCGGCGCGGGCTTTGCGTTGCTGGTCGATGACGGGACGGAGGCGCGCGGGCTGATCCGCGAGAACCAGACGGCGCTTGGCCTCGCCGGCCACAGCCGCATCTTCCGGCGCGACGCGACCAAGCTCGGCGCGATCGGCCCGATGGCGCCCTTCGGCGTGGTCTTCTGCGACCCGCCCTATCGCAGGGGACTGGGTGAGACCGCGCTGCTCTCGGCCCGCGACGGCGGCTGGCTGGAGCCGGGCGCGCTGGTCGTGCTGGAGGAGGCCGGCGATGTCGAGATCGCGCTCCCCGCGGGCTTCCAGACGCTGGAACGCCGGACATATGGCGAGACGCAGGTGATCTTGCTGCGGGCGGCCGAGACCGCGAGGTCCTGA
- a CDS encoding nucleoside deaminase, whose amino-acid sequence MALAFDEARAAAARGEVPVGAVVTRDGVVLARAGNRTLELKDPTAHAEMLALRLACQEIGSERLIGCDLHVTLEPCPMCAAAISFARIRRLYFGAGDPKGGAVENGVRLYASPSCHHAPEVYGGLRESEAADLLRSFFQGRR is encoded by the coding sequence ATGGCGCTCGCCTTCGATGAGGCGCGGGCCGCGGCGGCGCGGGGCGAGGTGCCGGTCGGCGCCGTCGTGACGCGGGACGGCGTCGTGCTCGCCCGTGCCGGCAACCGCACGCTGGAGCTGAAGGACCCGACCGCCCATGCCGAGATGCTGGCGCTGCGCCTGGCCTGCCAGGAGATCGGTTCCGAGCGGCTGATCGGCTGCGATCTCCACGTCACGCTCGAGCCCTGCCCGATGTGCGCGGCCGCGATCTCCTTCGCCCGCATCCGCAGGCTCTATTTCGGCGCGGGCGACCCCAAGGGCGGCGCGGTCGAGAACGGCGTCAGGCTTTACGCCAGCCCCAGCTGCCACCATGCGCCGGAGGTCTATGGCGGCCTGCGCGAGAGCGAGGCGGCGGACCTGCTGCGCAGCTTCTTTCAGGGCCGGCGCTAG
- the minC gene encoding septum site-determining protein MinC produces MTSVLTQPRPIRLKGRSFLALALTPELPFEEWLARLDDLASRSTGFFMRRPVVLDIGGLEIDRSQLRDLVDKLGTRHVRIMGIEGARPSLLDSSLPPAMADGRPTSDIEAPVAEAAAQSATVESVAAPALLPAKAAPSIVVTEPVRSGQSLIFIEGDVTIVGSVASGAEVIAGGSIHVYGTLRGRAMAGTMGNASARIFCRKLEAELVAIDGYYKTAEDLGADLRGKAVQFWLEGDTFKSGSLA; encoded by the coding sequence ATGACCAGCGTGTTAACCCAACCCCGGCCCATTCGCCTCAAGGGGCGAAGCTTCCTTGCGCTTGCGCTGACCCCGGAACTCCCCTTCGAGGAGTGGCTGGCGCGCCTCGACGATCTGGCCTCCCGGTCCACCGGCTTCTTCATGCGCCGGCCGGTGGTGCTCGATATCGGCGGGCTGGAGATCGATCGGTCGCAGCTTCGCGACCTCGTCGACAAGCTCGGTACACGCCATGTCCGAATCATGGGCATCGAAGGAGCGCGACCCTCGCTGCTCGATTCGAGCCTGCCGCCGGCGATGGCCGATGGTCGGCCGACCTCCGACATCGAGGCGCCCGTCGCCGAAGCGGCGGCCCAATCTGCGACCGTCGAAAGCGTCGCGGCTCCGGCTCTGCTGCCGGCGAAGGCCGCGCCCTCCATCGTCGTGACCGAGCCCGTGCGCTCGGGGCAATCGCTCATCTTCATCGAAGGCGACGTGACCATCGTCGGATCGGTTGCATCCGGGGCCGAGGTCATCGCCGGGGGATCGATCCACGTCTACGGCACGCTGAGAGGCCGCGCGATGGCCGGCACGATGGGCAACGCCTCAGCGCGGATCTTCTGCCGCAAGCTCGAAGCGGAATTGGTCGCCATCGACGGCTACTACAAGACAGCCGAGGACCTCGGGGCCGATCTGCGCGGCAAGGCCGTCCAGTTCTGGCTGGAAGGCGACACTTTCAAATCCGGATCACTCGCCTGA
- a CDS encoding pseudouridine synthase produces the protein MSDDNNQKSRGPRKGGGTGGRGGGSGGGRDGGGFGGKGFGGKDPRSGASAGGERKPFRGRSDSAERPARADGPARPFRARPEGERSSSRPPREGGERPFRARPDGERGSSRPPREGFAPRGERSGGAGGKRFDRPRSDRPERPRRSREEAPVSEAKLLPSLVQEPERIAKVMARAGVASRRDSEAMIAEGRVSVNGKVLESPALDVGPDDVVLIDGEPMPVRERTRMWLYHKPRGLVTTNHDPEGRPTVFDALPEDLPRVLSIGRLDINTEGLLLLTNDGGLARMLELPETGWLRRYRVRAFGSVTQDKLDTLRDGVTIEGISYGPVVARFERQQGSNTWLTVDLREGKNREVKTVLEHLGLDVNRLIRVSFGPFQLGDLPEGEADEIRSRVLKDQLGEELMAKAGVDFEAPRRDELPAAPPKPRPSQAAPSGDDRPRRRESGDRDGKPERERWQSDAVRTPSLDDRSDKPWKRTVWRDAEAEPQRERKAPPRRGADPKAERQTREASGEVVRRRGKAIEDPSGRRVLVERVSASAREERVSREERPAREGVNPKRRPDRLPRSERGAAQARPPRTQERPASRERPVHRPRIEGGERDRTQERPWQDAAPRAERPERSPRGDRPERAPREGGERPPRRFSERPGEERGGDRRPAARGFGDKPGGAGKSYAARSSERPAGRSGTGERSGGKSFGGKSFGGKPFGGKPGGGGRPGGGRPSGGGKGPRSGGGPRSGGKRD, from the coding sequence ATGAGCGACGACAACAATCAGAAAAGCCGGGGCCCGCGCAAGGGCGGCGGAACCGGCGGCCGTGGTGGCGGATCGGGCGGCGGACGCGATGGCGGCGGCTTCGGCGGCAAAGGCTTCGGCGGCAAGGACCCGCGCTCCGGCGCGTCGGCAGGCGGCGAACGCAAGCCATTCCGGGGCCGCAGCGACAGTGCCGAGCGGCCGGCGCGCGCGGATGGCCCGGCGCGGCCGTTCCGGGCACGCCCCGAGGGCGAGCGCAGCTCCAGCAGGCCCCCGCGCGAGGGCGGCGAACGGCCGTTCCGGGCACGCCCCGACGGCGAACGCGGTTCGAGCCGGCCTCCGCGCGAGGGCTTCGCGCCGCGTGGCGAGCGTTCCGGCGGCGCGGGCGGCAAGCGTTTCGACCGTCCCCGCTCCGACAGGCCCGAGCGGCCACGTCGTTCGCGCGAGGAGGCGCCCGTTTCCGAAGCCAAGCTGCTGCCATCGCTGGTGCAGGAGCCCGAGCGCATCGCCAAGGTGATGGCGCGCGCCGGCGTCGCCTCGCGCCGCGACAGCGAGGCGATGATCGCCGAAGGCCGCGTCAGCGTGAACGGCAAGGTTCTGGAGAGCCCGGCGCTCGATGTCGGCCCCGACGATGTCGTGCTGATCGATGGCGAGCCCATGCCGGTGCGTGAGCGCACGCGGATGTGGCTCTACCACAAGCCTCGCGGCCTCGTGACGACCAACCACGATCCCGAAGGCCGGCCGACCGTGTTCGACGCGCTGCCGGAGGATCTGCCGCGCGTGCTGTCGATCGGACGGCTCGACATCAACACCGAAGGCCTCCTGCTCCTGACCAATGACGGCGGACTGGCCCGCATGCTGGAACTGCCCGAGACCGGCTGGCTGCGGCGCTACCGCGTGCGCGCCTTCGGCTCGGTGACGCAGGACAAGCTCGACACGCTCCGCGACGGCGTCACCATCGAGGGCATCTCCTACGGCCCGGTCGTGGCGCGCTTCGAGCGCCAGCAGGGCTCGAACACCTGGCTGACGGTCGACCTGCGCGAGGGCAAGAACCGTGAGGTCAAGACGGTGCTGGAGCATCTCGGCCTCGACGTGAACCGGCTGATCCGGGTCTCGTTCGGGCCATTCCAGCTCGGCGACCTGCCCGAGGGCGAGGCGGACGAGATTCGCTCGCGCGTGCTCAAGGACCAGCTCGGCGAGGAGCTGATGGCGAAGGCCGGCGTCGATTTCGAGGCGCCGCGCCGTGACGAACTCCCGGCCGCCCCGCCAAAACCTCGCCCAAGCCAGGCTGCGCCGAGCGGCGACGACCGGCCGCGCCGGCGCGAGTCGGGCGACCGCGACGGCAAGCCGGAGCGCGAGCGCTGGCAGAGCGACGCCGTCCGCACGCCCTCGCTCGACGACCGCAGCGACAAGCCGTGGAAGCGCACCGTCTGGCGCGATGCCGAGGCCGAGCCGCAGCGCGAGCGCAAGGCGCCGCCACGCCGCGGTGCCGATCCGAAGGCCGAGCGCCAGACACGCGAAGCCAGCGGCGAGGTCGTGCGCCGGCGCGGCAAGGCGATCGAGGACCCCAGCGGCCGCCGCGTGCTGGTCGAGCGCGTCAGCGCTTCTGCGCGCGAGGAAAGGGTTTCCCGCGAGGAGCGCCCTGCCCGTGAGGGCGTGAATCCCAAGCGCAGGCCCGACCGCCTGCCCCGCAGCGAGCGCGGCGCCGCACAGGCACGCCCGCCGCGCACGCAGGAACGCCCGGCGAGCCGCGAACGCCCGGTCCACCGCCCCCGCATCGAGGGTGGCGAGCGCGACCGGACGCAGGAGCGGCCCTGGCAGGACGCGGCACCACGCGCCGAGCGGCCGGAGCGCAGCCCCCGCGGCGACCGCCCCGAGCGCGCCCCGCGCGAGGGTGGCGAGCGCCCTCCCCGCCGCTTCAGCGAGCGGCCGGGCGAAGAACGCGGCGGCGACAGACGCCCGGCTGCGCGCGGTTTCGGCGACAAGCCCGGCGGTGCCGGAAAGAGCTATGCGGCGCGCTCCAGCGAACGACCGGCGGGACGAAGCGGCACGGGTGAACGCAGCGGCGGAAAATCCTTCGGAGGCAAATCCTTCGGCGGCAAGCCGTTCGGTGGCAAGCCCGGTGGCGGCGGTCGGCCGGGTGGCGGTCGTCCCTCCGGCGGCGGCAAGGGCCCGCGCTCCGGCGGCGGCCCTCGCTCCGGCGGCAAGCGCGACTGA
- the minD gene encoding septum site-determining protein MinD, whose translation MGKVIVVTSGKGGVGKTTSSAALGAALAQTGDKVVVVDFDVGLRNLDLIMGAERRVVYDLVNVIQGEAKLTQALIRDKRLETLYLLPASQTRDKDNLTADGVEKVIAALKSVFDWVICDSPAGIERGATLAMRHADVAIVVTNPEVSSVRDSDRIIGLLDSKTVKAENGERMEKHLLLTRYDPARAERGDMLKVDDVLEILSIPLLGIIPESMEVLRASNLGTPVTLADERSVPAVAYFQAARRLKGEDLPITIPGERRGFFGKMFGRKAA comes from the coding sequence ATGGGCAAGGTCATCGTGGTCACATCGGGCAAGGGCGGCGTCGGCAAGACGACGTCGTCGGCCGCACTCGGAGCGGCCCTTGCACAGACCGGCGACAAGGTCGTGGTGGTGGATTTCGACGTCGGGCTGCGCAATCTCGACCTGATCATGGGCGCCGAGCGGCGGGTGGTCTATGACCTCGTCAACGTGATCCAGGGCGAGGCCAAGCTGACGCAGGCCCTGATCCGCGACAAGCGGCTCGAGACGCTCTATCTGCTGCCGGCCTCGCAGACACGCGACAAGGACAATCTCACCGCGGACGGCGTCGAGAAGGTCATCGCCGCCCTGAAGAGCGTCTTCGACTGGGTGATCTGCGACAGCCCGGCCGGCATCGAGCGCGGCGCGACGCTGGCCATGCGCCATGCCGACGTGGCCATCGTCGTGACCAATCCGGAGGTCTCCTCCGTGCGCGATTCCGACCGCATCATCGGCCTGCTCGATTCCAAGACGGTCAAGGCCGAGAACGGCGAGCGCATGGAGAAGCATCTGCTTCTCACCCGTTACGACCCGGCCCGGGCCGAGCGCGGCGACATGCTGAAGGTCGACGACGTTCTCGAAATCCTGTCGATCCCGTTGCTCGGTATCATCCCGGAAAGCATGGAGGTTCTGCGGGCCTCCAATCTCGGCACACCCGTGACGCTTGCCGATGAGCGCAGCGTGCCGGCCGTTGCCTATTTCCAGGCGGCTCGCCGCCTCAAGGGCGAAGATCTGCCGATCACCATTCCGGGCGAAAGGCGCGGCTTCTTCGGCAAGATGTTCGGAAGGAAAGCGGCATGA
- the minE gene encoding cell division topological specificity factor MinE, with product MNLRRFFTRSQSAPAARDRLQLLLAHERASAGGPDLLVKLRDEILRAIAKHVQIDGDKVSVKMERGAQVSTLAVDIEIPFEAGKKAA from the coding sequence ATGAACCTCCGTCGCTTCTTCACCCGCTCCCAGTCGGCCCCGGCCGCGCGGGATCGCCTGCAACTGCTGCTCGCCCATGAGCGCGCTTCGGCGGGCGGACCCGATCTCCTAGTCAAGCTGCGGGACGAAATCCTGCGCGCCATCGCAAAGCACGTACAGATCGACGGTGACAAGGTCAGCGTCAAGATGGAGCGCGGCGCCCAAGTCTCGACGCTGGCCGTCGACATCGAGATCCCGTTCGAGGCAGGCAAAAAGGCGGCCTAG
- a CDS encoding pitrilysin family protein has translation MNAPIPAAATSLAGPSVAVQKVRSAAGIEAWLVEEHSLPLIAVDFAFDGGATRDPDNAAGSAYLVSGLLDEGAGDLDAEAFHGKLADHAISLGFDARRDDFHGHIQTLSSHRDTAFELLALAVNAPRFDADAVARVKGQVISGLQRQAQNPETLCRNALYAAAFAGHPYARPEKGDVDSVSRLEAAGLKALSRGLLARAGLKVVVVGDITADELSRRLDQLFGALPEGLPRALPGEPLPIQGLGQTHVIDLDVPQTVLRFVGPGLMRHDPDFIAGSVLNHILGGSAFTSRLFLEVREKRGLAYGVSSSLMPLRESAMLVGGTATRNDRAAESMTVIREEMAKLANEGPSEDEVAEAKRYIIGSYPLRFDTSPKIASELLGLAINGFEPDFLAQRNELFAAVTLSDVKRVAGRLFGDPRLLVQAVGRPVDLV, from the coding sequence ATGAACGCACCCATCCCCGCTGCCGCCACCAGCCTCGCCGGCCCCTCCGTCGCCGTCCAGAAGGTCCGCTCCGCCGCGGGCATCGAGGCCTGGCTGGTCGAGGAGCACAGCCTGCCGCTGATCGCGGTCGACTTCGCCTTCGATGGCGGCGCCACGCGCGATCCCGACAACGCCGCCGGCAGCGCCTATCTGGTCTCCGGCCTGCTCGACGAGGGCGCCGGCGATCTCGACGCCGAAGCTTTTCACGGCAAGCTCGCCGACCACGCGATCAGCCTCGGCTTCGACGCGCGCCGCGACGATTTCCATGGCCATATCCAGACGCTGTCGAGCCATCGAGACACGGCCTTCGAGCTGCTCGCGCTCGCCGTCAACGCGCCGCGCTTCGATGCCGATGCCGTGGCGCGGGTGAAGGGGCAGGTCATTTCCGGCCTGCAGCGCCAGGCGCAGAACCCCGAGACGCTCTGCCGCAACGCGCTCTATGCGGCGGCCTTTGCTGGCCACCCCTACGCCCGTCCCGAGAAGGGCGATGTCGACAGCGTCTCGCGGCTTGAAGCTGCCGGCCTGAAGGCGCTCTCGCGCGGCCTGCTTGCCCGCGCCGGGCTGAAGGTCGTCGTCGTCGGTGACATCACGGCCGACGAACTGTCGCGCCGCCTCGACCAGCTTTTCGGCGCGCTGCCGGAGGGCCTGCCGCGCGCGCTGCCGGGCGAGCCCCTGCCGATCCAGGGCCTCGGCCAGACCCATGTCATCGATCTCGACGTGCCGCAGACGGTGCTGCGCTTCGTCGGCCCCGGCCTGATGCGGCATGATCCGGACTTCATCGCCGGCAGCGTGCTGAATCACATCCTCGGCGGTTCCGCCTTCACCTCGCGCCTGTTCCTCGAAGTCCGCGAGAAGCGCGGCCTCGCCTATGGCGTCTCGTCGAGCCTGATGCCGCTGCGCGAGAGCGCCATGCTGGTCGGCGGCACCGCGACCCGCAACGACCGTGCGGCCGAGTCGATGACCGTGATCCGCGAGGAGATGGCCAAGCTCGCCAACGAGGGGCCGAGCGAGGACGAGGTCGCCGAGGCCAAGCGCTACATCATCGGCTCCTATCCGCTGCGCTTCGACACCTCGCCGAAGATCGCCTCCGAACTGCTCGGCCTCGCGATCAACGGTTTCGAGCCGGACTTCCTGGCGCAGCGCAACGAACTCTTCGCGGCCGTGACGCTGTCCGACGTCAAGCGCGTGGCGGGGCGCCTCTTCGGCGATCCGCGCCTGCTGGTGCAGGCCGTCGGGCGGCCGGTCGATCTGGTTTGA